In the Flagellimonas sp. MMG031 genome, one interval contains:
- a CDS encoding amidohydrolase, which produces MKTTNLLLCGILLFAGIITATAQKKYSKSQIKKLKAEVEALVEANHKQTQVMVDKIFSFAELGFQEEESSKYLTGILEENGFTIEHSISNIPTAWFATWSNGEGPVIALGSDVDCIPKASQYPGVAYHKPIVEGAPGHGEGHNAGIPLNITSALAVKQVMEREGIGGTLVVWPGIAEELVAAKAWYVRDGLFDDIDMCIFTHVSSNLSVSWGPTRGTGLISVEYLFEGEAAHSAGAPWRGRSALDAAELMNIGWNYKREHLHPLKRSHSIFTDAGDQPNVVPSKAAIWFYFRDVTYEGIMEMYAEANDIAKGAALMTGTTMSSRVLGTAWPRHFNKVIAETMYENIKQVGLPNWSEADQKLAKAVQTEMKSKKIEGLPTELSEIGLPVLEPVSGGSDDIGDISWKVPTVTMRFPSNIPGLPGHHWANAIAMATPIAHKGVTAGAKAEAMTVMDFLLKPELLTQAWDYFNNEQTKETKYEPMIAADDMPPTYLNKDKQDMFRPALEEFYYDETKYDTYLEQLGVEYPTVKQ; this is translated from the coding sequence ATGAAAACGACCAACCTCCTATTGTGCGGGATACTTCTTTTCGCAGGCATAATCACTGCCACAGCACAAAAAAAATACTCTAAAAGTCAGATTAAAAAGTTAAAGGCCGAAGTGGAAGCCCTTGTGGAAGCGAATCATAAGCAAACACAGGTCATGGTGGACAAAATCTTCAGTTTTGCGGAGCTCGGTTTCCAAGAAGAGGAAAGCTCCAAATACCTTACGGGCATCTTGGAAGAAAATGGTTTTACCATTGAACATTCCATTTCCAATATTCCCACGGCATGGTTTGCTACGTGGAGCAACGGCGAAGGCCCCGTGATTGCTTTGGGAAGTGACGTAGACTGTATCCCAAAGGCCTCACAGTATCCAGGTGTGGCCTATCATAAACCCATTGTGGAAGGCGCCCCGGGGCATGGTGAAGGCCATAATGCAGGGATTCCGTTGAACATCACCTCCGCTTTAGCGGTTAAGCAAGTAATGGAGCGGGAAGGTATAGGTGGAACCTTGGTGGTTTGGCCCGGTATTGCCGAGGAATTGGTCGCAGCCAAGGCTTGGTATGTGCGTGATGGTCTTTTTGATGATATCGATATGTGCATTTTTACCCATGTGAGCAGCAATTTGAGCGTTTCATGGGGACCTACCCGTGGTACGGGCCTAATTTCTGTGGAATATTTGTTTGAAGGCGAAGCAGCACATTCGGCCGGAGCTCCATGGCGAGGTCGTAGCGCCCTTGATGCCGCGGAGTTGATGAATATTGGATGGAACTACAAAAGGGAGCATTTGCACCCATTGAAGCGTTCCCATTCCATTTTTACCGATGCGGGCGACCAGCCCAATGTGGTACCTTCCAAAGCAGCCATTTGGTTCTATTTTAGGGACGTCACCTACGAAGGCATTATGGAAATGTATGCCGAAGCCAACGATATCGCCAAAGGTGCAGCTCTAATGACGGGTACAACCATGAGCTCCCGCGTGTTGGGAACTGCCTGGCCAAGACATTTTAATAAGGTAATTGCCGAGACCATGTATGAAAATATCAAACAAGTGGGGCTTCCTAATTGGTCTGAAGCTGACCAAAAACTGGCCAAGGCCGTTCAAACGGAAATGAAGTCCAAAAAAATCGAGGGCTTGCCCACTGAATTATCAGAAATTGGACTGCCTGTCTTGGAGCCCGTGAGTGGAGGTTCGGACGATATCGGGGATATATCTTGGAAAGTGCCTACGGTTACCATGCGTTTTCCGTCCAACATTCCTGGACTGCCAGGTCACCATTGGGCCAATGCCATTGCCATGGCGACCCCCATTGCACACAAAGGGGTAACTGCCGGCGCCAAAGCGGAGGCCATGACCGTGATGGACTTTCTCTTGAAACCGGAATTGCTTACCCAAGCTTGGGACTATTTCAACAATGAACAGACCAAGGAAACCAAATACGAGCCCATGATTGCTGCGGATGATATGCCGCCCACCTATTTGAACAAGGATAAGCAGGATATGTTTAGGCCCGCTTTGGAGGAATTCTACTATGACGAAACCAAGTACGATACCTATTTGGAGCAGTTGGGCGTAGAATACCCTACGGTGAAACAATAA
- a CDS encoding methyltransferase domain-containing protein, which yields MRLHRNLVFAVIDALHMIFNEGEYADKVIEKVLRYDKRWGSRDRGFIAETTYEIVRWKRLYSEIAEVHEPYSREHLFRLFGVWCVLRGIRIPDWKQLEGTPERRIKGRFDELSKIRKFRESVPDWMDELGEKSLGSELWTKEIAAQNQQADVILRTNTLKVPKPQLKSFLAKEDIATEFIEGYPDALKLVERQNVFVTQAFKDGLFEVQDASSQLVAPFLEVEPGQRVIDACAGAGGKTLHLAAQMKNKGQLIALDIYESKLKKLKKRARRNGVHNMETRVIDSNKVIKKLHNSADRLLLDAPCSGLGVIKRNPDSKWKLEPEFVERIMGVQQDILQNYSKMVKKGGQMVYATCSILPQENSEQVKTFLESENGKDFEFVKEQNIFASETGFDGFYMALLKKKA from the coding sequence ATGCGTTTACACAGAAACTTGGTATTTGCCGTAATTGATGCCCTCCATATGATTTTTAATGAAGGGGAATATGCCGATAAGGTGATTGAAAAAGTATTGCGCTACGATAAACGCTGGGGCTCCCGCGACCGTGGCTTTATTGCAGAGACCACCTATGAAATCGTTCGCTGGAAACGCCTTTACTCTGAAATTGCCGAAGTGCACGAGCCGTATAGCAGAGAGCATCTGTTCCGTTTGTTCGGGGTTTGGTGTGTGCTTCGCGGGATTCGCATCCCGGATTGGAAACAATTGGAAGGCACACCGGAGCGTCGCATAAAAGGTCGGTTCGATGAATTGTCCAAAATCCGAAAGTTCAGGGAATCCGTCCCGGATTGGATGGATGAATTGGGAGAAAAATCACTGGGCAGTGAGTTATGGACCAAAGAAATTGCAGCTCAAAATCAGCAAGCCGATGTCATTCTCCGCACCAACACCCTAAAAGTTCCCAAACCACAGCTGAAGAGCTTCTTGGCCAAGGAGGATATTGCCACTGAATTCATTGAAGGTTATCCTGATGCCCTAAAACTCGTAGAGCGCCAAAATGTGTTCGTTACCCAAGCCTTCAAGGATGGATTGTTTGAGGTTCAAGACGCTTCTTCCCAACTGGTTGCCCCCTTTTTGGAAGTGGAACCGGGCCAGCGGGTGATAGATGCCTGCGCCGGGGCGGGTGGTAAAACCCTTCACTTGGCAGCCCAAATGAAGAACAAAGGGCAATTGATCGCTTTGGACATTTATGAAAGTAAATTGAAAAAGCTGAAGAAAAGAGCACGTCGCAATGGGGTGCACAATATGGAAACCCGGGTCATCGATTCCAATAAGGTCATCAAAAAATTGCACAATAGCGCAGATCGATTACTACTGGATGCGCCCTGCTCTGGATTGGGGGTCATTAAGAGAAACCCTGACTCCAAATGGAAATTGGAACCCGAATTTGTGGAACGCATTATGGGCGTTCAGCAAGATATCCTCCAGAATTACAGCAAAATGGTCAAAAAAGGCGGACAGATGGTCTACGCCACCTGTTCCATTCTTCCACAAGAAAATTCCGAACAAGTCAAAACCTTTTTGGAGTCCGAAAATGGAAAGGATTTCGAGTTTGTGAAAGAGCAAAACATCTTTGCTTCGGAAACCGGTTTTGATGGGTTTTACATGGCTTTGTTGAAGAAAAAGGCATGA
- a CDS encoding long-chain fatty acid--CoA ligase, with protein sequence MQTVTRLFDFPYYQLEKYPLAKSLVTKSDGKWIATSTQEYVDKANAVSRALLRMGIKPNDKVAIISMTNRTEWNIIDIGILQIGAQNVPIYPTISEDDYEYILNHSEARLCFVSCEEVFEKVKSIQSKAKNLKEVFSFDELKDCKNWKEVLDMGSDTSNQDEVEALKKAVKAEDLATLIYTSGTTGRPKGVMLSHNNIVSNVISSEVRVPFETGGTALSFLPVCHIFERMILYLYQYCGIEIHFAEGLDKISDNVKEVKPDVMTVVPRLLEKVYDAIIAKGAALTGIKKKLFFWAVETGLKFEPYGANGWWYEKKLGLARKLIFSKWKEGLGGNLSVMVSGSAALQARLARVFAAADMPVMEGYGLTETSPVIAVNDQRNKGWKIGTVGKIIDGVEVKIAEDGEILCKGPNVMMGYYKDPEKTAEVMTGEYFHTGDIGEIDTEGFLRITDRKKEMFKTSGGKYVAPQLLENRFKQSRFIEQIMVVGEGEKMPAALIQPNFGFVKEWAKRHKLELGSNADIVKNEKVIERFQEEVDWANQEFAKWEKVKQFRLTPDVWTVEDGHLTPTMKLKRKPIKEMYLELYNDIYGH encoded by the coding sequence ATGCAAACTGTTACCCGATTATTTGATTTCCCATACTATCAACTTGAGAAGTATCCCTTAGCAAAATCATTGGTCACCAAAAGTGACGGTAAATGGATAGCGACCTCCACACAGGAATATGTGGATAAGGCCAATGCGGTCAGCCGCGCTTTGCTCCGGATGGGCATTAAACCCAACGACAAGGTTGCCATCATTTCTATGACCAATCGAACGGAATGGAACATTATTGATATTGGCATTCTTCAAATCGGGGCACAGAACGTACCTATTTATCCCACCATTTCCGAAGATGATTATGAGTACATTTTGAACCATTCAGAGGCTAGGTTATGCTTTGTCTCCTGCGAAGAGGTTTTTGAAAAGGTAAAGTCCATCCAATCCAAGGCAAAAAATTTGAAGGAAGTCTTTTCTTTTGATGAACTGAAGGATTGCAAAAATTGGAAAGAAGTCCTTGACATGGGAAGTGATACCTCCAATCAGGATGAAGTGGAAGCATTGAAGAAGGCCGTTAAGGCCGAAGATTTGGCCACCTTGATTTATACTTCGGGAACTACGGGTAGACCAAAGGGCGTAATGCTCTCCCACAATAATATTGTATCCAATGTAATATCGAGCGAAGTGAGGGTACCTTTTGAAACTGGGGGCACCGCGTTGAGCTTTTTGCCCGTTTGTCACATTTTTGAGCGAATGATTCTTTACCTATACCAATATTGCGGTATTGAGATTCACTTTGCCGAGGGTCTGGATAAGATCAGTGACAACGTAAAAGAAGTAAAACCGGATGTGATGACCGTAGTGCCCCGACTTTTGGAAAAGGTTTACGACGCCATTATTGCAAAAGGGGCAGCACTTACCGGAATCAAAAAGAAATTGTTTTTCTGGGCCGTGGAAACCGGGCTTAAATTTGAGCCTTACGGTGCCAATGGTTGGTGGTACGAAAAGAAATTGGGACTGGCCCGCAAACTTATTTTCAGCAAATGGAAAGAAGGTTTGGGCGGCAACCTATCGGTAATGGTTTCTGGAAGCGCAGCCCTGCAAGCTCGCTTAGCGAGGGTTTTTGCAGCAGCGGATATGCCCGTCATGGAAGGCTACGGACTCACCGAGACATCGCCCGTAATTGCCGTGAACGATCAGCGCAACAAAGGTTGGAAGATAGGCACGGTTGGAAAAATTATTGATGGTGTGGAAGTGAAAATAGCGGAAGACGGTGAAATCCTATGCAAGGGGCCCAATGTGATGATGGGCTACTACAAAGATCCTGAAAAAACAGCCGAAGTGATGACCGGGGAGTATTTCCATACCGGGGATATCGGTGAGATAGATACCGAAGGCTTTTTGCGCATCACAGACCGTAAAAAAGAGATGTTCAAAACTTCTGGCGGTAAATATGTAGCTCCACAATTATTGGAAAACCGATTTAAACAATCCCGTTTTATAGAGCAAATCATGGTGGTAGGCGAAGGCGAAAAAATGCCTGCTGCCCTTATACAGCCCAATTTTGGCTTTGTCAAGGAATGGGCCAAGCGGCATAAATTGGAGCTGGGTTCCAATGCTGACATTGTGAAAAATGAAAAGGTCATCGAACGTTTCCAAGAAGAAGTGGATTGGGCCAACCAAGAGTTTGCCAAATGGGAAAAGGTAAAGCAATTTAGGCTCACCCCCGATGTTTGGACCGTGGAAGACGGACACCTAACCCCAACCATGAAGCTCAAGCGTAAGCCTATTAAGGAAATGTACCTCGAACTTTACAACGATATCTACGGGCATTGA
- the purL gene encoding phosphoribosylformylglycinamidine synthase, which translates to MIHFFGDKATKVFAVQTAQEITQEDTNKLTWLFGNQPKIEAASLDAFFVGPRAAMVTPWSTNATEITQNMGISGIIRIEEFRAVSADYTDFDPMLSQKYASLGQDIFTINIVPEPIMEIDDIAAYNEKEGLALSEEEVAYLEGLAKKLGRKLTDSEVFGFSQVNSEHCRHKIFNGTFVIDGVEKPSSLFKLIKKTSEANPNDIVSAYKDNVAFIKGPKAIQFAPKSADKPDFYEEKEFDSVLSLKAETHNFPTTVEPFNGAATGSGGEIRDRLAGGKGSLPLAGTAVYMTSYSRLEENRPWEKGMKERDWLYQTPMDILIKASNGASDFGNKFGQPLIAGSVLTFEHDESKDISTALDRTPRKLGFDKVIMMAGGIGYGKTDQALKNTPRKGDRIVVLGGDNYRIGMGGAAVSSADTGEFSSAIELNAVQRSNPEMQKRASNAVRGLFESHDNPIVSIHDHGAGGHLNCLSELVEETGGTIDTDKLPVGDPTLSKKELIGNESQERMGLVIGDKDLDLLDRISARERSPMYNVGEVTGDHTFKFTSGTTGETPMNLELSDMFGSSPKTIMADKTSQQKYPVLAYSLEHFHEYLEQVLQLEAVACKDWLTNKVDRCVGGRVAKQQCAGPLQLPLNNCGVMALDFKGKEGIATSIGHSPISALIDPVAGSRNSVAESLTNIVWAPLQNGLTSVSLSANWMWPCRNEGEDARLYAAVESLSQFAIDLGINVPTGKDSLSMKQKYKDGEVLSPGTVIISAAAHCDNINQVVEPVLQKNGGDIYYINLSKDSHKLGGSSFAQILNGIGDEAPSVLDANYFKSAFNTLQKLIKNGQVLAGHDVASGGLITTLLELCFADTDLGADLDLSSLGEADIIKLLFSENSGVVFQAKDDSVENELKAEGIEFTKIGTPTSESTLNIKNNGVEIGLNITSLRDTWFKTSYLLDNKQTANGLAKNRYDNYKEQPLQYVFPKGFDGKLSRAERSRSPRPKAAILREKGSNSEREMANAMYLAGFDVKDVHMTDLITGRETLEDIQFIGAVGGFSNSDVLGSAKGWAGAFKYNEKANKALKDFFARPDTLSVGICNGCQLFMELDLINPEHGTHGRMTYNDSHKHESNFTSVKIQENNSVMLSNLAGTTLGVWISHGEGKFSLPHAEDQYHIVAKYGYEGYPANPNGSDYNTAMLCDKTGRHLVTMPHIERSTFPWNWAHYPKDRTDVVSPWLQAFVNARVWLESLED; encoded by the coding sequence ATGATCCATTTTTTTGGGGACAAGGCGACCAAGGTTTTTGCCGTCCAAACCGCTCAGGAAATCACTCAGGAAGACACGAACAAACTGACTTGGTTGTTTGGCAACCAGCCTAAGATCGAAGCGGCGTCACTCGACGCCTTTTTTGTTGGCCCACGTGCCGCTATGGTTACGCCATGGAGTACCAACGCTACCGAAATCACCCAAAACATGGGCATCTCGGGGATTATCCGAATTGAGGAATTCCGTGCTGTTTCAGCAGATTATACCGATTTTGACCCGATGCTCTCCCAAAAATACGCCAGTTTGGGCCAGGATATTTTCACCATCAACATTGTTCCTGAGCCTATTATGGAGATTGATGATATTGCAGCGTACAACGAAAAAGAAGGATTGGCGCTTAGCGAGGAAGAGGTGGCCTATCTGGAAGGATTGGCGAAGAAATTAGGACGCAAGTTGACGGATTCAGAGGTCTTTGGCTTCAGTCAGGTAAATTCCGAGCACTGCCGCCACAAGATTTTCAATGGCACTTTTGTGATTGATGGAGTTGAGAAACCTTCATCCTTGTTCAAGCTGATCAAAAAAACATCCGAAGCCAACCCCAACGATATTGTTTCGGCCTATAAAGACAACGTGGCCTTCATCAAAGGTCCAAAAGCTATTCAGTTTGCACCAAAAAGTGCGGACAAACCTGATTTTTACGAAGAAAAAGAATTTGATTCTGTTCTATCCCTAAAGGCGGAAACCCACAATTTCCCGACTACCGTAGAGCCCTTTAATGGTGCTGCAACAGGTTCTGGAGGGGAAATCAGGGACCGTTTAGCGGGTGGAAAAGGATCATTGCCTTTGGCGGGGACTGCGGTTTATATGACCTCCTACTCCCGTTTAGAAGAAAATCGTCCATGGGAAAAGGGAATGAAAGAGCGGGATTGGCTGTACCAAACCCCCATGGATATTTTAATCAAAGCCTCCAATGGGGCATCCGATTTTGGTAACAAATTCGGTCAACCATTGATTGCAGGTTCAGTGTTGACGTTTGAGCATGATGAGTCGAAAGATATCTCGACTGCGCTCGATAGGACACCCAGAAAGTTGGGCTTCGACAAAGTGATCATGATGGCGGGTGGTATCGGTTATGGAAAAACCGACCAAGCTTTAAAAAATACCCCAAGGAAAGGAGACAGAATAGTCGTTCTGGGTGGGGACAACTACCGTATCGGGATGGGCGGTGCTGCCGTATCCAGCGCAGATACTGGAGAATTCAGCTCCGCCATCGAATTGAACGCCGTGCAACGCTCCAACCCAGAAATGCAAAAAAGAGCTTCGAACGCTGTCCGAGGCTTGTTTGAAAGTCACGATAACCCCATTGTTTCCATTCACGATCACGGTGCAGGCGGACATTTGAACTGTCTCTCCGAATTGGTAGAGGAAACAGGAGGCACCATCGATACCGATAAATTGCCTGTGGGCGACCCTACCCTTTCCAAAAAGGAATTGATCGGCAATGAATCCCAAGAGCGAATGGGCTTGGTCATCGGAGACAAAGACCTAGACCTTTTGGACCGAATTTCGGCTCGGGAACGCTCCCCAATGTACAATGTGGGTGAAGTTACGGGCGACCATACCTTTAAATTCACCTCAGGGACCACGGGCGAAACCCCAATGAATTTGGAACTTTCCGATATGTTCGGGAGTTCGCCAAAAACCATCATGGCGGACAAGACCTCCCAACAAAAATATCCGGTTCTTGCCTACTCCTTGGAGCATTTCCATGAGTATTTGGAGCAAGTATTGCAATTGGAGGCCGTCGCCTGCAAGGATTGGTTGACCAACAAGGTGGACCGTTGTGTGGGCGGACGTGTGGCAAAGCAGCAATGTGCGGGACCATTGCAGTTGCCCTTAAACAATTGTGGTGTGATGGCACTCGATTTTAAAGGAAAGGAAGGTATTGCCACCAGTATTGGTCACTCCCCCATTTCTGCGTTGATTGACCCGGTGGCAGGAAGCAGAAACAGCGTAGCGGAATCCTTGACCAATATTGTTTGGGCACCTTTACAGAATGGTCTTACATCTGTTTCCCTATCCGCAAACTGGATGTGGCCCTGCAGAAACGAAGGTGAGGATGCCCGTTTGTATGCCGCGGTCGAATCCTTATCGCAATTTGCCATCGATTTGGGCATCAATGTACCCACTGGAAAGGATTCCCTCTCCATGAAACAAAAATATAAGGATGGGGAAGTATTGTCCCCGGGGACGGTCATAATCTCCGCTGCGGCCCATTGCGACAACATCAACCAAGTGGTAGAGCCTGTGTTGCAAAAGAATGGCGGTGACATTTATTACATCAACCTATCCAAGGACAGCCATAAATTAGGGGGTTCATCGTTCGCCCAAATTTTGAACGGAATTGGCGATGAAGCACCTTCTGTTCTGGATGCCAACTACTTTAAGAGTGCTTTCAACACCTTGCAAAAGCTTATTAAAAACGGTCAGGTTTTGGCTGGTCACGATGTAGCCTCAGGTGGTTTGATTACCACCCTGTTGGAACTTTGCTTTGCAGATACTGATTTGGGAGCTGATTTGGATTTGTCCAGTTTGGGCGAAGCTGACATCATCAAACTTCTGTTCTCAGAAAACAGTGGTGTGGTGTTCCAAGCCAAAGATGATTCGGTGGAAAATGAATTGAAAGCTGAAGGTATTGAATTTACCAAAATCGGTACGCCAACATCGGAAAGTACCTTGAACATCAAAAACAACGGCGTTGAAATTGGACTGAACATTACTTCTTTGAGGGATACTTGGTTCAAAACCTCCTACCTGTTGGACAATAAACAAACCGCCAATGGTTTGGCCAAAAATCGCTACGACAATTATAAAGAGCAGCCGCTCCAATATGTTTTTCCAAAAGGTTTTGACGGAAAACTTTCGAGGGCTGAGCGGAGTCGAAGCCCCCGACCAAAAGCGGCCATCCTTCGGGAAAAAGGAAGCAATTCCGAGCGCGAAATGGCCAACGCTATGTACTTGGCCGGCTTTGATGTGAAGGATGTGCACATGACAGACCTTATCACGGGGAGGGAAACTTTGGAGGATATCCAATTTATCGGTGCCGTGGGCGGTTTCTCCAACTCCGATGTATTGGGGAGCGCCAAAGGATGGGCTGGTGCCTTTAAATACAATGAAAAGGCCAACAAAGCCCTTAAAGATTTCTTTGCGAGACCTGATACGCTGTCGGTGGGAATCTGCAATGGTTGCCAATTGTTCATGGAGCTGGACCTCATCAACCCGGAACACGGAACCCATGGTAGAATGACCTACAATGATTCGCATAAACACGAAAGCAACTTCACCTCTGTCAAAATCCAAGAAAACAATTCGGTGATGCTGTCCAATTTGGCGGGGACTACCTTGGGTGTCTGGATAAGCCATGGTGAAGGCAAGTTCAGTTTGCCTCATGCAGAGGACCAATATCACATTGTGGCCAAATATGGCTACGAGGGCTACCCGGCGAATCCTAACGGAAGTGATTACAACACGGCCATGCTTTGCGACAAAACAGGTAGGCACTTGGTGACCATGCCCCATATTGAACGGTCTACCTTCCCGTGGAATTGGGCGCACTATCCAAAGGATAGAACGGATGTGGTGTCACCTTGGCTTCAAGCATTTGTAAATGCTAGGGTGTGGCTAGAGAGCTTGGAAGATTAA
- a CDS encoding oxidoreductase, giving the protein MRAILSFFVALLVISCAEERKEQPFQSVTVTPVFEDSVSIRAITFLDGRTLAFAGSNGVYGTVDVNSNKVRTNTQYYDSITPSFRAVGGTSEDFFMLSVESPALLYKTGEQGKMELVYTEKGEGVFYDSMAFWNDLEGIAVGDTVDGCLSIIITRDGGKTWDKLSCSELPQGIEGEGAFAASNSNIVTKGDKVWIGTTAGRVYFSGDKGATWSIQQTPIISAEPTQGIYSMDFFDEQVGFAIGGDYTQPESNVANKIKTTDGGQIWQLIADGEEPGYKSCVQFVPNSEGQELVAIGFTGISYSFNGGETWRELSEEPFFTLRFLNDSTAYAAGSKRIAHLRFQ; this is encoded by the coding sequence ATGAGAGCCATTCTTTCCTTTTTTGTTGCCTTACTTGTTATTTCTTGCGCAGAAGAACGCAAGGAGCAACCGTTTCAATCGGTAACGGTAACTCCTGTTTTTGAGGATTCGGTGAGTATCCGGGCCATTACGTTTCTGGATGGTAGAACCTTGGCGTTTGCTGGTAGCAATGGGGTATATGGAACGGTGGATGTAAATTCCAATAAAGTGCGAACCAATACGCAGTATTACGATTCCATCACCCCAAGTTTTAGGGCTGTGGGCGGTACGTCGGAAGATTTTTTTATGCTTTCTGTGGAAAGTCCGGCGTTGTTGTACAAAACAGGGGAACAGGGCAAAATGGAATTGGTGTACACCGAAAAGGGCGAGGGGGTATTTTATGATAGCATGGCTTTTTGGAACGATTTGGAAGGCATTGCCGTGGGTGATACGGTAGATGGTTGTCTTTCCATCATCATCACTAGGGATGGAGGCAAAACATGGGATAAATTAAGCTGTTCAGAGCTTCCACAGGGTATTGAGGGGGAAGGGGCCTTCGCGGCCAGCAACAGCAATATTGTCACGAAAGGGGATAAGGTTTGGATAGGCACCACAGCCGGCCGCGTGTATTTCTCCGGTGATAAAGGTGCAACTTGGTCCATCCAACAAACTCCCATTATTTCTGCTGAACCGACCCAAGGGATCTATTCCATGGACTTTTTTGATGAACAAGTTGGATTTGCCATTGGAGGCGATTACACCCAACCTGAATCCAATGTCGCCAACAAAATAAAAACCACGGATGGCGGGCAAATATGGCAGTTGATTGCTGATGGTGAAGAACCGGGCTACAAGAGTTGTGTACAGTTTGTGCCCAATTCCGAAGGTCAGGAACTTGTGGCCATTGGGTTTACGGGAATTTCATATTCATTTAATGGGGGTGAAACGTGGCGGGAACTAAGCGAAGAGCCCTTTTTTACGCTACGCTTTCTTAACGATTCCACGGCTTATGCCGCAGGAAGTAAGAGAATAGCTCACCTACGTTTCCAATAA